From the genome of Dickeya aquatica, one region includes:
- the zipA gene encoding cell division protein ZipA: protein MMQDLRLILIVVGAIAIIALLLHGLWTSRKERSSLFRDRPVKRLKPKRDDAVLDEPEEGVGDVRVTASRASGTPNFSQYDERASVPEARQEPALYDPLLDDSAPPAPDNTHVRAQTAAPVPPQPVYHPSQPVAPVVNEPAPLSSPPPSVPGGNQFRQSMQHEAIREVVLVLHVAAHQGGVIGGELLLQSVLQAGFQFGEMNIFHRHVNPSGSGPVLFSLANMVKPGSFNVDAMAEFSTPGVSIFMMVPSYGDASQNFKLMLQSAQRIADDVGGVVLDDERRLMTPQKVEAYKGRIRDVLRANSAQDA, encoded by the coding sequence ATGATGCAGGACCTGCGTCTAATCTTAATCGTTGTTGGCGCGATCGCAATTATCGCACTGTTATTGCATGGTCTTTGGACCAGCCGTAAAGAGCGCTCGTCCCTTTTCCGCGATCGTCCCGTTAAACGTCTGAAGCCCAAGCGTGATGACGCTGTGCTCGACGAGCCGGAAGAGGGCGTAGGTGATGTGCGTGTCACCGCTTCTCGCGCCTCGGGTACGCCCAATTTTAGCCAATATGATGAGCGTGCCTCCGTGCCAGAGGCTCGTCAGGAACCCGCGCTTTACGATCCGTTGCTGGATGACTCCGCGCCACCTGCACCGGATAATACGCATGTCCGTGCGCAAACCGCCGCCCCCGTACCGCCCCAGCCTGTTTATCACCCGTCTCAACCGGTTGCTCCGGTGGTTAACGAGCCTGCACCGCTGTCCTCACCACCGCCGTCTGTGCCGGGGGGCAACCAGTTCAGGCAATCGATGCAGCATGAAGCGATTCGTGAAGTTGTATTGGTGTTGCATGTTGCGGCGCATCAGGGTGGGGTTATCGGTGGCGAGCTGTTGCTGCAAAGCGTGTTACAAGCCGGGTTTCAGTTTGGCGAAATGAATATCTTTCATCGTCACGTCAATCCTTCGGGGAGTGGCCCGGTACTGTTCAGTCTGGCAAATATGGTGAAGCCCGGCTCATTTAATGTGGATGCGATGGCTGAATTTAGTACGCCAGGGGTATCGATTTTTATGATGGTGCCTTCTTACGGTGATGCCAGTCAGAATTTTAAATTGATGTTGCAGTCAGCACAGCGTATTGCTGACGATGTAGGCGGCGTGGTGCTGGATGATGAGCGCCGTTTGATGACGCCGCAGAAAGTTGAGGCGTATAAAGGCCGTATCCGCGATGTGCTGAGGGCCAATAGCGCGCAGGATGCGTAA
- the cysZ gene encoding sulfate transporter CysZ, whose product MSYTQQLDRKHSGLHYFLQGWQLLSLPGIRRFVLLPLLVNILIMGSAFWWLFHRLGEWIPQLMTHIPGWLQWLSYLLWPLVTVFVLLVFSYFFSTLANLIASPFNGLLAEHLEARLTGQALPSAGMMDIAKDIPRILKRETQKLAYYLPRALVLVLLYFIPGVGQTVIPVLWFLFGAWMLTIQYCDYPFDNHKVSFPAMRQALRQRKLTHLQFGALVSLCTMVPLLNLLIMPVAVCGATALWVDNYRHLAGSSHAH is encoded by the coding sequence ATGTCTTACACGCAACAGCTTGATCGCAAACACAGTGGCCTGCATTACTTTCTCCAGGGCTGGCAGTTGCTGTCCCTTCCCGGCATCCGCCGTTTTGTTCTGCTTCCCCTGTTGGTAAACATTCTGATAATGGGAAGCGCATTCTGGTGGCTCTTTCACCGGTTGGGGGAGTGGATCCCGCAGTTAATGACGCATATTCCAGGCTGGCTGCAATGGCTGAGCTACCTGCTTTGGCCACTGGTCACCGTCTTTGTGTTGCTGGTATTTAGCTATTTTTTCAGCACACTCGCTAACCTGATAGCCTCACCGTTCAACGGGTTACTGGCAGAGCACCTGGAAGCCAGGCTAACCGGTCAAGCGTTACCCAGCGCAGGCATGATGGATATCGCCAAAGATATTCCACGCATTCTGAAACGTGAAACGCAAAAACTGGCCTATTATTTACCACGCGCTTTGGTGCTGGTACTGCTCTACTTTATCCCCGGTGTAGGTCAGACAGTCATACCGGTACTGTGGTTTTTGTTCGGTGCCTGGATGTTGACCATCCAGTATTGTGATTATCCCTTCGATAACCACAAAGTCAGCTTTCCGGCCATGCGCCAGGCTCTGCGCCAGCGCAAGCTGACCCATTTGCAGTTCGGGGCACTGGTCAGCCTGTGTACCATGGTGCCCTTGCTGAATCTGCTCATTATGCCGGTGGCGGTGTGTGGCGCGACTGCGCTGTGGGTGGATAACTATCGCCATCTTGCTGGCTCATCGCACGCGCATTGA
- the ubiK gene encoding ubiquinone biosynthesis accessory factor UbiK, with protein sequence MIDPKKLEQMARQVQESMPKGIREFGEDVEKKIRQVLQSQLSKLDLVSREEFDIQTQVLLRSREKLAHLEQRLAALEAKAAASETTLQPPADPQ encoded by the coding sequence ATGATCGACCCGAAAAAATTAGAGCAGATGGCCCGTCAGGTGCAGGAATCCATGCCAAAAGGCATCCGGGAATTTGGCGAAGATGTGGAGAAAAAAATTCGTCAGGTGTTGCAGTCGCAATTAAGCAAACTCGATCTGGTCAGCCGTGAAGAGTTTGATATCCAGACTCAGGTGCTGCTGCGCTCACGCGAAAAACTGGCGCACCTTGAGCAACGTTTAGCAGCCCTGGAAGCTAAAGCGGCCGCCAGTGAAACCACGCTACAGCCGCCAGCCGACCCGCAGTAA
- a CDS encoding response regulator transcription factor — protein sequence MKILLVDDDAELGHMLCEYLTAEGFSTSQVMTGKEGVAGALSEQYTAMILDIMLPDMSGIDVLRQIRRNCSIPVIMLTAKGDNIDRVIGLEMGADDYVPKPCYPRELVARLRAVLRRYEDKPEKAEETGTVSYGDLVVCPSTRSSEWRGKAFDLTASEFNLLELLMRSSERVVTKDELSEKCLGRRREAYDRSVDVHISNIRQKLAALDGCNLAIETVRSVGYRIR from the coding sequence ATGAAGATTTTACTGGTAGATGATGATGCCGAACTGGGACACATGCTGTGTGAATACCTGACAGCAGAGGGGTTTAGCACATCACAGGTGATGACCGGCAAAGAAGGGGTGGCGGGGGCGCTCTCTGAACAGTACACCGCGATGATTCTGGATATTATGCTACCGGATATGAGCGGCATTGATGTGTTGCGGCAGATACGCCGCAACTGCTCGATTCCCGTCATCATGCTGACCGCTAAAGGGGATAATATCGACAGGGTTATCGGGCTGGAAATGGGGGCCGATGATTATGTTCCCAAACCGTGTTACCCACGCGAACTGGTCGCACGTTTACGTGCGGTGCTACGTCGTTATGAAGATAAACCGGAAAAGGCAGAAGAAACCGGCACGGTGAGTTATGGCGATCTGGTGGTTTGCCCGTCAACCCGTAGCAGTGAATGGCGCGGTAAGGCTTTTGATCTGACCGCATCAGAGTTTAACTTGCTGGAGTTGTTGATGCGATCATCCGAGCGGGTCGTCACTAAAGATGAGCTATCAGAGAAGTGCCTGGGCCGCCGCCGTGAAGCGTATGATCGCAGTGTGGACGTCCACATCAGTAATATTCGCCAGAAGCTGGCTGCGCTTGATGGCTGTAACCTGGCTATCGAGACGGTGCGCAGCGTCGGATACCGGATCCGCTAA
- the yjeH gene encoding L-methionine/branched-chain amino acid transporter, translated as MSHSQTLKQELGLVQGIGLLSTSLLGTGVFAVPALVAEQSRGDSLWAWPLLIMLVFPIAIAFASLGRHYPNAGGAAHFVNLAFGPRLARVTGWLFLSVIPVGLPAAMQIAAGFWQAAFGLSATGLLWVQLLTLAAIWLLGLRSAGSSAVIQTLIAVLVVLLVAAIWWKGDIALTQIPWPALSEINAPVMLDALAVMFWCFVGLEAFAHLATEFTSPQRDFPRALLIGMLLAGAVYWGCTVVVLHFAAYGPHQAATASLPGIVVRLFGEHALWLACIVGYLACFASVNIYTQGFARLVWSQAPAGSRLAQLSAARAPANALSLVVACCLVCCLGIYWLQLPLSVLIVYANGIFILIYLLCMLAGCRLLRGRSRVMAWIGSVLCAALLLTLGTKAWYALLMLAVLWWGLPVRKAAQPEPER; from the coding sequence GTGAGTCATTCTCAGACGTTAAAACAGGAGTTGGGGTTAGTACAGGGCATTGGTTTACTGTCTACCTCTTTGCTCGGCACCGGAGTATTCGCTGTTCCGGCGTTGGTTGCAGAACAGTCGCGCGGCGACAGTCTATGGGCCTGGCCGCTGCTGATTATGCTGGTGTTTCCTATTGCGATTGCATTTGCCTCGCTTGGCCGACACTACCCTAATGCCGGTGGCGCCGCGCATTTTGTCAATCTGGCATTTGGGCCACGGCTTGCCCGCGTCACCGGCTGGTTGTTTTTATCCGTTATCCCGGTCGGGCTGCCGGCGGCAATGCAAATTGCCGCCGGTTTTTGGCAGGCGGCGTTTGGTCTTAGCGCGACAGGGTTGCTGTGGGTGCAGTTGTTGACGCTGGCGGCCATCTGGCTACTGGGGTTGCGTAGTGCAGGCTCCAGTGCGGTGATTCAAACGTTGATAGCGGTGTTGGTTGTGTTGTTGGTTGCGGCTATATGGTGGAAAGGTGATATCGCGCTCACTCAGATCCCCTGGCCTGCGCTGTCTGAGATCAACGCACCGGTGATGCTTGATGCGCTGGCGGTGATGTTCTGGTGTTTTGTCGGGCTGGAAGCCTTTGCCCATCTGGCGACGGAATTTACCTCACCACAGCGCGATTTTCCACGCGCATTATTGATAGGTATGTTACTTGCCGGTGCGGTTTACTGGGGCTGTACTGTGGTGGTGCTGCACTTTGCAGCCTATGGCCCACATCAGGCGGCAACAGCATCCCTTCCGGGTATTGTGGTGCGTTTGTTTGGTGAACACGCACTTTGGCTGGCGTGTATCGTCGGCTACCTTGCCTGTTTTGCCAGCGTGAATATCTACACGCAAGGCTTCGCCCGGCTGGTCTGGTCACAGGCTCCGGCGGGAAGCCGTCTGGCTCAGTTATCAGCAGCCCGTGCACCGGCAAATGCGCTGTCTCTGGTGGTTGCCTGCTGCCTTGTTTGCTGCCTTGGTATCTACTGGTTGCAACTGCCGCTGTCGGTATTGATTGTTTACGCGAACGGTATTTTTATCCTGATTTATCTGCTGTGCATGTTGGCCGGGTGCCGTCTGTTGCGTGGGCGTTCCCGTGTGATGGCGTGGATTGGCAGTGTGTTATGTGCAGCCCTGTTGCTGACGCTGGGAACAAAAGCGTGGTACGCCTTGTTGATGCTGGCGGTGCTGTGGTGGGGATTGCCTGTCAGAAAAGCGGCACAACCAGAGCCAGAGCGGTAA
- a CDS encoding sensor histidine kinase — translation MHGRLFWKVLIGLWLTFFVISQLLWVGFSLYGGRNDPPEFRLGKHTISLQMALATQALRQGGMAELGRTLSTWPQSEQGYINVAIIGDNEDISGSDTRLPPPDTPDRPVFGPPEFGPLAGERERPAWHHEAVQQVVEGPDGQRYRVSFNTARWRQDLMPDNNRPGQIPFFLHLPPPTVWIGGLGGLLFSAMLAWNLARPLSQLRAGFEQVSRGDLAVRIYPAMRRRHDEIADVARDFDAMVERLAVLVGAREQLLHDVSHELRSPLARLQLAIGLARQNPDNVESALQRMEREAQRMDKMIGEVLTLSRAENHALNNEEYFDLLGLVNAVVNDARYEAQVPGVEIDLNSGGFDDYTVKGSAELMRHALDNIIRNALRFSSRGQQVLVSLSRDEKEWCIGVADSGPGVEASKLSSIFDPFMRIDSPKSGKGYGLGLAIARKAVSAHGGRIEAENRTQGGLLIRLCIPRWQ, via the coding sequence ATGCACGGTCGGTTGTTCTGGAAAGTGCTGATCGGTCTGTGGCTGACGTTTTTTGTCATTTCACAACTGCTGTGGGTTGGCTTCTCGCTGTATGGCGGGCGTAACGATCCGCCTGAATTCCGTTTGGGAAAACATACCATTTCGCTGCAAATGGCGCTGGCAACACAGGCGTTGCGTCAAGGGGGGATGGCGGAGCTTGGGCGGACGCTGTCAACCTGGCCCCAAAGCGAGCAGGGCTATATCAACGTGGCCATTATCGGAGATAACGAGGATATCAGCGGCTCTGATACGCGGTTACCGCCCCCGGATACACCTGACAGGCCCGTCTTCGGCCCGCCGGAATTTGGCCCGCTGGCGGGAGAGAGGGAGCGCCCGGCGTGGCATCATGAAGCGGTGCAACAGGTGGTGGAAGGGCCTGATGGGCAGCGTTACCGCGTCAGCTTTAATACCGCTCGCTGGCGGCAGGATCTGATGCCGGACAATAACCGCCCCGGCCAGATACCGTTTTTTTTGCATCTGCCACCGCCGACAGTCTGGATTGGCGGGCTGGGGGGGTTGTTGTTTAGCGCCATGCTGGCCTGGAATCTGGCGCGTCCGTTAAGCCAGCTACGTGCTGGTTTCGAGCAGGTGTCTCGCGGCGATTTAGCCGTGCGCATCTACCCGGCAATGCGCCGCCGTCACGATGAAATTGCAGATGTCGCCCGTGATTTTGACGCCATGGTGGAGCGCCTCGCGGTGCTGGTTGGTGCGCGTGAGCAACTGCTGCATGACGTGTCACATGAGCTGCGATCGCCGCTGGCGCGTTTGCAACTGGCGATCGGGCTGGCGCGTCAAAACCCGGATAACGTTGAAAGTGCACTTCAGCGCATGGAGCGTGAAGCACAACGTATGGACAAGATGATCGGTGAAGTGCTGACGTTATCACGCGCCGAAAATCATGCGCTGAATAACGAAGAGTATTTCGATCTGCTCGGTCTGGTTAATGCCGTGGTCAACGATGCCCGCTATGAAGCACAGGTGCCGGGTGTGGAGATCGATCTCAATAGCGGGGGATTTGATGATTATACCGTTAAAGGCTCCGCAGAGCTGATGCGTCACGCACTGGACAACATTATTCGCAATGCCCTGCGGTTTTCCTCTCGCGGTCAGCAGGTTCTGGTGTCGCTGTCACGGGATGAAAAAGAGTGGTGCATTGGCGTTGCTGATAGCGGGCCGGGCGTGGAAGCCAGCAAATTGTCGAGTATTTTTGACCCCTTTATGCGGATTGATTCGCCCAAAAGTGGCAAAGGTTATGGGCTGGGTCTTGCGATAGCGCGTAAAGCGGTGTCGGCACACGGTGGGCGTATTGAAGCAGAAAACCGCACTCAGGGTGGGTTACTTATTCGCCTTTGCATTCCGCGCTGGCAATAA
- the ptsH gene encoding phosphocarrier protein Hpr: MFKQDVTITAPNGLHTRPAAQFVKEAKGFTAEITVTSNGKSASAKSLFKLQTLGLTQGTVVTISAEGEDAQQAVEHLVKLMAELE; the protein is encoded by the coding sequence ATGTTTAAGCAAGACGTTACGATTACCGCACCAAATGGTCTGCATACCCGTCCCGCCGCCCAGTTCGTCAAAGAAGCCAAAGGATTTACCGCTGAAATTACCGTGACCTCTAACGGCAAAAGCGCCAGCGCCAAGAGCCTGTTTAAATTGCAGACACTCGGCCTGACTCAGGGTACTGTTGTGACGATTTCCGCGGAAGGTGAAGACGCGCAGCAAGCCGTTGAGCACCTGGTCAAACTGATGGCTGAGCTTGAATAA
- the tehB gene encoding SAM-dependent methyltransferase TehB, with product MSDTPALMCYKQLPQWNSETLPAAFREKHNTQESTWARLHILKGELTFALLTEQGEEEAVLQFSIHQQPPYIEPQRWHRIVAVSDDLECQLSFYCRAEDYYHKKYGLTRTHSEVIETVRHLTPGKALDLGCGGGRNALYLNLKGFDVTACDKNALSINALNDIIADEQLSHIDTFVHDINQADIHHQYDFILSTVVFMFLNRERIPAIIENMQAHTLAGGHNLIVAAMSTEDFPCPVPFSFTFAHDELRHYYRDWEIVKYNEEVGELHKTDAEGKRIKLRFATLLARKPD from the coding sequence ATGAGCGATACACCGGCGTTGATGTGCTACAAACAATTACCGCAATGGAACAGCGAAACGTTGCCCGCCGCGTTTCGGGAAAAACACAACACACAAGAGAGTACCTGGGCCAGGCTACATATTCTCAAAGGCGAGCTGACCTTTGCCCTGCTGACTGAGCAAGGTGAAGAAGAGGCCGTGTTGCAATTTTCCATTCACCAGCAGCCGCCTTACATTGAACCTCAGCGCTGGCACCGTATTGTCGCCGTGTCTGACGATTTGGAATGCCAGTTGAGTTTTTACTGCCGCGCCGAAGACTATTACCACAAAAAATATGGCCTGACGCGCACCCACTCCGAAGTGATAGAAACGGTGCGCCATCTTACACCGGGTAAGGCACTCGATCTTGGCTGCGGCGGCGGGCGTAACGCGCTCTATTTAAACCTGAAAGGATTTGATGTCACCGCGTGTGACAAAAATGCACTCAGTATCAACGCGCTCAATGACATTATCGCTGACGAGCAACTGAGTCATATTGATACCTTTGTGCACGACATTAACCAGGCCGATATTCATCATCAGTATGATTTCATCCTGTCTACCGTGGTGTTTATGTTTCTCAACAGAGAACGCATCCCTGCCATCATTGAGAACATGCAGGCGCACACCCTGGCAGGCGGGCACAATTTGATTGTCGCGGCGATGTCCACCGAGGATTTTCCCTGCCCGGTGCCTTTCTCATTCACCTTCGCACATGACGAATTGCGTCATTACTACCGGGACTGGGAGATTGTGAAATATAACGAGGAGGTGGGGGAACTGCACAAAACGGACGCGGAGGGTAAACGCATCAAATTGCGCTTTGCGACCTTGTTGGCCCGTAAACCGGACTAA
- the ptsI gene encoding phosphoenolpyruvate-protein phosphotransferase PtsI, producing MISGILVSPGIAFGKALLLKDDEIVLNRKKISADQVNAEIERFLSGRTKAAQQLEVIKKKAAETLGPEKEAIFEGHIMLLEDEEFEQEIISLIKDDHASADAAAFSVIETQAKALEELDDEYLKERAADMRDIGKRLLKNILGMHIVDLGDIQDEVILIAKDLTPSETAQLNLNKVLGFITDIGGRTSHTSIMARSLELPAIVGTTDATQKIQNGDYLILDGVNNTIYQNPDLATIDQLKAIQEQYNTEKHELTKLKDLPAITLDGHEVEVCANIGTVRDVAGAERNGAEGVGLYRTEFLFMDRDALPTEDEQFQAYKAVAEAVGAQAVIVRTMDIGGDKDLPYMNLPKEENPFLGWRAIRICLDRKEILHAQLRAILRASAFGKLRIMFPMIISVEEVRTLKAELEMLKAQLRAEGKAFDETIEVGVMVETPAAAAIAHHLAKEVDFFSIGTNDLTQYTLAVDRGNELISHLYNPMSPAVLTLIKQVIDASHAEGKWTGMCGELAGDERATLLLLGMGLDEFSMSAISIPRIKKIIRNANYEDAKALAEQALAQPTAEELSSLVSRFIKEKTLC from the coding sequence ATGATTTCAGGCATATTGGTATCACCGGGAATTGCTTTTGGTAAGGCGCTGTTACTGAAAGATGATGAGATTGTCCTCAACCGGAAAAAAATCTCTGCGGATCAGGTCAACGCGGAAATCGAACGTTTCCTGAGCGGGCGGACAAAAGCCGCTCAGCAGTTGGAAGTTATCAAGAAAAAAGCCGCTGAAACGCTAGGGCCAGAAAAAGAAGCCATCTTCGAAGGGCACATCATGCTGCTTGAAGATGAAGAATTCGAGCAGGAAATCATCTCCCTGATTAAAGACGACCATGCATCAGCCGATGCAGCGGCGTTTTCCGTTATCGAAACCCAGGCGAAAGCGCTGGAAGAACTGGATGACGAGTACCTGAAAGAGCGCGCAGCAGACATGCGCGATATCGGCAAGCGCCTGCTGAAAAACATACTGGGCATGCATATTGTCGATCTGGGTGATATTCAGGACGAGGTTATCCTGATCGCCAAAGATTTAACGCCGTCTGAAACCGCACAGTTAAACCTGAACAAAGTGCTGGGCTTCATTACCGACATCGGTGGCCGGACGTCCCATACCTCGATTATGGCGCGCTCGCTGGAGTTACCGGCGATTGTCGGCACCACCGATGCAACCCAGAAAATTCAGAACGGCGATTACCTGATTCTGGATGGCGTTAATAACACCATTTATCAAAACCCGGATTTGGCCACCATTGACCAGCTCAAGGCCATTCAGGAGCAGTACAACACCGAAAAACACGAACTGACCAAACTCAAAGATCTGCCAGCCATCACGCTGGATGGTCACGAAGTTGAAGTCTGTGCCAACATTGGTACCGTGCGTGACGTCGCGGGTGCTGAGCGTAATGGTGCCGAAGGTGTTGGCCTGTACCGTACCGAATTCCTGTTTATGGATCGCGACGCTCTGCCGACTGAAGACGAACAGTTCCAGGCATACAAAGCGGTAGCTGAAGCGGTAGGGGCTCAGGCTGTTATCGTCCGTACCATGGATATCGGTGGTGATAAAGACCTGCCGTACATGAACCTGCCGAAAGAAGAAAACCCGTTCCTCGGCTGGCGTGCGATCCGTATCTGTCTTGATCGTAAAGAAATTTTGCATGCCCAGTTACGTGCGATTTTACGCGCCTCTGCGTTTGGTAAACTGCGCATCATGTTCCCGATGATCATTTCGGTTGAAGAAGTGCGTACGCTGAAAGCAGAGCTGGAAATGCTGAAAGCACAGCTGCGTGCAGAAGGTAAAGCCTTTGATGAGACGATTGAAGTCGGTGTCATGGTAGAAACGCCTGCGGCGGCGGCTATCGCCCATCATCTGGCGAAGGAAGTTGACTTCTTTAGTATTGGGACAAATGACTTAACCCAGTATACTCTGGCAGTAGATCGCGGGAACGAGCTGATTTCTCATCTCTATAACCCCATGTCTCCGGCCGTGTTAACCCTGATTAAACAGGTGATTGACGCATCACACGCCGAAGGTAAATGGACAGGGATGTGCGGCGAGCTCGCGGGTGACGAACGTGCTACACTACTGCTGCTGGGGATGGGTCTGGATGAGTTCAGCATGAGTGCCATCTCGATTCCTCGCATTAAAAAAATTATTCGTAATGCCAATTACGAAGATGCGAAAGCGCTGGCGGAGCAGGCATTAGCCCAGCCGACGGCAGAAGAGTTAAGCAGTCTGGTAAGCCGGTTCATTAAAGAAAAGACGCTTTGCTGA
- the ribB gene encoding 3,4-dihydroxy-2-butanone-4-phosphate synthase, which translates to MNQTLLSEFGTPAERVELALEALRQGRGVMVLDDEDRENEGDMIFAAETMTVEQMALTIRHGSGIVCLCITEERRQKLELPMMVENNSSHYQTAFTVTIEAAEGVTTGVSASDRLTTVRAAIADGARPSDLNRPGHVFPLRAQPGGVLVRGGHTEATVDLMRLAGFKPFGVLCELTNDDGSMARAPEVIAFAKQHNMPVLTIEDLVAYRQATERKAS; encoded by the coding sequence ATGAATCAGACTTTACTTTCCGAGTTTGGTACTCCTGCTGAACGTGTTGAGCTGGCGCTGGAAGCATTACGCCAGGGGCGTGGCGTAATGGTGCTCGACGATGAAGACAGGGAAAACGAGGGCGACATGATTTTTGCTGCTGAAACCATGACGGTTGAGCAGATGGCACTGACCATTCGTCACGGCAGCGGTATCGTGTGCCTGTGTATCACCGAAGAGCGTCGCCAGAAGCTGGAACTGCCGATGATGGTGGAAAATAACTCCAGCCACTATCAAACGGCGTTTACCGTCACCATTGAAGCCGCTGAAGGCGTCACAACGGGAGTGTCCGCGTCCGATCGCCTGACCACCGTGCGAGCAGCCATTGCCGATGGCGCGCGCCCGAGCGATCTAAACCGCCCCGGTCATGTATTCCCATTGCGTGCCCAACCCGGTGGCGTGCTGGTTCGCGGTGGTCATACGGAAGCCACCGTTGATTTAATGCGTCTGGCTGGCTTTAAGCCATTTGGGGTGCTGTGTGAGCTGACTAACGATGACGGCTCCATGGCGCGAGCGCCGGAGGTTATCGCGTTTGCCAAACAGCACAACATGCCAGTGCTGACGATTGAAGATCTGGTCGCGTATCGTCAGGCAACGGAGCGTAAAGCGAGCTGA
- the cysK gene encoding cysteine synthase A — MSKIYEDNSFTIGHTPLVRLNRIGNGRILAKVESRNPSFSVKCRIGANLIWDAEKRGVLKPGVELVEPTSGNTGIALAYVAAARGYKLTLTMPETMSLERRKLLKALGANLVLTEGAKGMKGAIAKAEEIVAGDPQRYLLLQQFSNPANPEIHEKTTGPEIWEDTDGDVDVFIAGVGTGGTLTGVSRYIKNTKGKAITSVAVEPVDSPVITQALAGEEIKPGPHKIQGIGAGFIPANLDLTLVDRVERISNDDAISTARRLMEEEGILAGISSGAAVAAALNLLKEEQFANKTIVVVLPSSGERYLSTALFADLFTEQELQQ; from the coding sequence ATGAGCAAGATCTACGAAGATAATTCTTTCACTATCGGCCACACGCCGCTGGTTCGTCTCAATCGCATCGGTAACGGGCGTATTTTGGCCAAGGTCGAGTCGCGTAACCCGAGCTTCAGCGTAAAATGCCGTATCGGTGCCAACCTAATTTGGGATGCCGAGAAACGTGGCGTGCTGAAGCCCGGCGTTGAGCTCGTAGAACCGACCAGCGGAAATACCGGTATCGCCCTGGCATATGTCGCCGCGGCTCGCGGGTACAAACTGACGCTCACCATGCCTGAAACCATGAGTCTGGAGCGTCGTAAACTGCTCAAGGCGCTGGGCGCGAATCTGGTGTTGACTGAAGGTGCCAAAGGCATGAAAGGTGCCATCGCCAAAGCAGAAGAGATTGTGGCCGGCGACCCGCAGCGTTATCTGCTGCTCCAGCAATTCAGCAATCCGGCTAACCCGGAAATCCACGAAAAAACCACTGGCCCGGAAATCTGGGAAGATACCGATGGTGACGTTGACGTCTTTATCGCTGGTGTGGGTACCGGCGGCACGCTGACCGGTGTCAGCCGCTATATCAAAAACACCAAGGGCAAAGCCATCACCTCCGTGGCGGTCGAACCCGTTGACTCCCCGGTCATTACCCAGGCGCTGGCTGGCGAAGAAATCAAACCCGGCCCGCATAAAATCCAGGGGATCGGCGCAGGTTTTATTCCGGCTAACCTTGATCTCACCCTGGTTGACCGCGTCGAGCGCATCAGTAACGATGATGCCATTTCAACCGCCCGTCGTCTGATGGAAGAAGAAGGGATTCTGGCCGGGATTTCCTCCGGTGCAGCAGTAGCAGCCGCCCTTAACCTGCTTAAAGAAGAGCAGTTTGCCAATAAGACTATCGTGGTTGTCCTGCCCTCTTCTGGCGAGCGCTACCTGAGCACTGCGCTGTTTGCCGATCTGTTTACCGAGCAGGAGCTGCAACAATAG
- the crr gene encoding PTS glucose transporter subunit IIA produces the protein MGLFDKLKSLVSDDKKETGSIEIIAPLSGEIVNIEDVPDVVFAEKIVGDGIAIKPSGNKMVAPVDGTIGKIFETNHAFSIESDSGIELFVHFGIDTVELKGEGFKRIAEEGQRVKKGDVVIEFDLALLEEKAKSTLTPVVISNMDEIKELTKLTGVVVVGETPVIRIKK, from the coding sequence ATGGGTTTGTTCGATAAACTGAAATCTCTGGTTTCTGACGATAAGAAAGAAACCGGCAGCATCGAAATCATTGCCCCGTTATCCGGTGAAATCGTCAACATCGAAGACGTACCTGATGTGGTATTCGCAGAGAAAATCGTGGGTGACGGTATCGCCATCAAACCAAGCGGTAACAAAATGGTGGCACCGGTCGATGGCACCATCGGTAAAATCTTCGAAACCAACCATGCTTTTTCCATTGAATCAGACAGTGGTATTGAGCTTTTTGTGCACTTCGGTATTGATACCGTTGAGCTGAAAGGCGAAGGCTTTAAACGCATTGCAGAAGAAGGGCAGCGCGTGAAAAAAGGCGACGTGGTGATCGAGTTTGATCTGGCGTTGCTGGAAGAAAAAGCCAAATCTACGCTGACGCCAGTGGTCATCTCCAACATGGATGAAATCAAAGAATTGACCAAGCTGACGGGTGTGGTTGTCGTGGGTGAAACCCCGGTTATCCGCATCAAGAAATAA